A genomic window from Ruminiclostridium cellulolyticum H10 includes:
- a CDS encoding coproporphyrinogen-III oxidase family protein translates to MYEIDDEEFWKIYETKSYLDIFYIRNKVWRSLIPARPPIGSRNEMMQKENHFPNNKNMLYFNIPFCASRCSFCLYYTKIYERELVDRYLDALEKEVEAISNTKYVKSTRFECVYFGGGTPSLLNEKQIDRVANIVFKNFQVTDELEISFEANPSSLSLDKVMALKRNNFNRISLGIQSFNDKYLKQMNCRHNSKEAKEVINMLLEKGFNVNIDLIYGFQGQTEEELQMDLEEILNFKNLHHISIFPLRLVTQTPLYNKLEKQQELNIQAHQNKIVKYHECIDSFFKNNSYISEEESVHYYKRGFHPHRYQSLDGRIIGFGSGAGTLLDNVESGNKFDVNDYIEAINSKNSAAFADSVITDEQMYERYILYRLLYMNRSLPDLKGIIEKRFSEFYGIDIGDRYEKVIGHLLAKKLIVLDGQRVIFTDKFLNILKNFRFGTPSVI, encoded by the coding sequence ATGTATGAGATTGATGATGAAGAGTTTTGGAAAATTTATGAAACTAAAAGCTACTTGGATATTTTCTACATTAGAAACAAAGTATGGAGAAGTTTAATTCCTGCGCGTCCTCCAATTGGTTCAAGAAATGAAATGATGCAAAAAGAAAATCACTTTCCAAATAATAAAAACATGCTTTATTTTAACATTCCATTCTGTGCTTCAAGATGTAGCTTTTGTCTTTATTACACAAAGATTTATGAAAGAGAACTTGTTGATAGGTATTTAGATGCATTGGAAAAAGAGGTAGAAGCTATAAGCAATACTAAATATGTTAAGTCTACGAGGTTTGAGTGTGTCTATTTTGGTGGAGGAACTCCTTCCTTGCTTAATGAGAAGCAAATTGACAGAGTAGCAAATATAGTATTTAAGAATTTTCAAGTTACTGATGAACTCGAGATTTCTTTTGAAGCAAATCCTTCATCATTAAGTTTAGATAAAGTCATGGCATTAAAAAGAAATAATTTCAATAGAATTAGTTTAGGTATCCAGTCTTTTAATGATAAATATCTTAAGCAGATGAATTGCAGACATAATTCTAAAGAAGCAAAAGAAGTTATTAATATGCTTTTAGAAAAAGGTTTTAATGTTAACATAGATTTAATCTATGGATTTCAAGGACAAACAGAAGAAGAACTCCAGATGGATCTTGAAGAAATTTTAAATTTTAAAAATCTCCATCACATAAGTATTTTCCCATTACGACTTGTGACACAGACCCCACTTTACAATAAATTAGAGAAACAGCAAGAGCTTAATATTCAAGCACACCAAAATAAAATAGTCAAATATCATGAATGCATAGATAGCTTCTTCAAAAATAATAGTTATATTTCTGAAGAAGAATCTGTTCATTATTACAAGCGGGGATTCCACCCACATAGATACCAATCCCTTGATGGAAGAATTATTGGTTTTGGTTCAGGTGCAGGAACTTTGCTTGATAATGTTGAAAGCGGAAATAAATTTGACGTAAATGACTATATTGAAGCAATTAATTCTAAAAATAGTGCTGCATTTGCAGACTCTGTTATAACAGATGAGCAAATGTATGAGAGGTACATATTATATAGATTGCTATACATGAATAGATCTTTACCTGATTTAAAGGGAATAATTGAAAAGCGGTTTTCAGAATTTTATGGAATTGATATAGGCGACAGATATGAAAAAGTGATAGGTCATTTGCTTGCCAAAAAGCTTATAGTGTTAGATGGTCAACGTGTTATTTTTACAGACAAATTTTTAAATATTTTAAAAAACTTCAGATTTGGAACACCAAGTGTTATATAG
- a CDS encoding 3-oxoacyl-ACP synthase III family protein has translation MDGFYSSFKDIYMSVPEISLPNEVIDNEEVIQRVKNNFKGTDEEFIKIKRGLEKSFYFSGSNTRYSEESGEEKIGINAAETAKNLLNKMNISPNEVDMVIYGSVTRPYLEPSVAAEVASRLGVKNAHVFDVNCACSSLLQAIYTGAVFLNSHKELNYVVCCACEYPMSAVDYNIQSMKELLLKSSAFSLGSASAAVILARKPFKNNGFRLHSFRNRTYTDIWDASITPLVGSIETNSLVIEDAIHEILPEEIYGHVKFLNWKIEDLKQLIFHQPGDFFIRWVINNFPEVNEEKILKVHQYYGYTASTSVLLALDHYIQNNTLDNGDKMLLVVPGAGLSILAAGVSWEG, from the coding sequence ATGGATGGTTTTTATAGTAGTTTTAAGGATATTTATATGTCAGTACCAGAAATAAGTCTACCTAATGAAGTTATTGATAATGAAGAGGTTATTCAAAGGGTAAAGAATAATTTTAAAGGTACAGATGAAGAATTTATTAAAATTAAAAGAGGGTTAGAAAAATCCTTTTATTTTTCTGGCAGCAATACCCGATATTCAGAAGAGTCTGGAGAAGAAAAGATAGGTATTAATGCAGCAGAAACAGCTAAAAATTTATTAAATAAGATGAATATTTCTCCAAATGAAGTAGACATGGTTATATATGGGAGTGTTACTAGACCATACTTAGAACCTTCTGTTGCAGCGGAAGTGGCATCTAGATTAGGAGTAAAAAATGCTCATGTTTTTGATGTTAACTGTGCATGTTCTTCACTTCTGCAAGCAATATATACGGGAGCGGTTTTCTTAAATTCTCATAAAGAATTGAATTACGTTGTTTGCTGTGCATGTGAGTATCCAATGAGTGCTGTAGATTATAATATACAATCTATGAAAGAACTCCTTTTAAAGTCAAGTGCTTTTTCTCTTGGTTCAGCTAGTGCGGCTGTAATTTTAGCAAGAAAGCCCTTTAAGAATAATGGGTTTAGGTTACATAGTTTTAGAAATAGAACATATACAGATATATGGGATGCTTCTATAACGCCATTGGTAGGTAGCATAGAAACAAATAGTTTAGTAATAGAAGATGCTATACATGAAATACTGCCAGAGGAAATATATGGACATGTAAAATTTTTAAATTGGAAAATAGAGGACTTAAAACAATTAATTTTCCATCAGCCAGGAGATTTCTTTATACGATGGGTTATTAATAATTTTCCAGAAGTAAACGAGGAAAAAATATTAAAAGTGCACCAGTATTATGGATATACAGCAAGTACAAGTGTATTGCTGGCTCTTGATCATTATATCCAAAATAATACATTAGATAATGGAGATAAAATGCTATTAGTCGTTCCAGGAGCAGGATTATCAATTTTAGCGGCAGGAGTAAGTTGGGAAGGGTGA
- a CDS encoding phenylacetate--CoA ligase family protein, with protein MIDILKVLVNNINVELFDKSKKNILFEIKDNSHTFQYWLRFKDQIEIYEGIPSNADIIIKGEKEVFKSIANGDITYPSFLIQNLLTIEGNGDAFSFVKKLFKPSNAIDIWSAKKIIETQNELLKTEEMTRNEIIKMQREKLDKLIRYAIGNSDFYRNLYKDIDLDNYTLESLPVINKKMVMQNFDKIITDKRLKLEEIYPYIYDTNSEEKFYKDEFIATTSSATTGIPGVFVYNKDSWLLSILSQHRSSRQRMKNRTVIPKMALVSTTSITASSHNSVRLYPTHIMQTKTFSMIDSIEDIVSGLNEYQPHILTGYPTALYSLALEQQSGKLNIRPWWINTFGEQLGYMRTTIEKAFGSEIFDTYQTTETMNIAWECEQHQGLHINSDLVIIESVDKDNKPVKDGEIGEKVLVTNLFNYTQPLIRYELYDIISLSKKECLCGSPFPVIERLEGRVEDFLTLLSGERIIKLNPLTVAAIMNEIRGVNMWQFVQSDFKHVLINIVTVEPQYADLFKECFINKVLKPNNIDEGTIVEIKNVSSIKPINSSGKIQSFINYINREGVKV; from the coding sequence ATGATAGATATACTTAAGGTGTTAGTAAATAACATTAATGTAGAGCTTTTTGATAAATCAAAAAAAAATATTCTATTTGAAATAAAAGATAATAGTCATACTTTTCAATATTGGTTAAGATTTAAAGATCAGATAGAAATATATGAAGGAATCCCCAGTAATGCAGATATTATCATTAAAGGAGAAAAAGAGGTTTTCAAATCTATAGCAAATGGAGATATAACCTACCCTAGCTTTCTGATTCAAAATTTGTTGACTATTGAGGGTAATGGTGATGCATTTAGTTTTGTAAAAAAACTATTTAAACCTTCAAATGCTATAGATATTTGGTCTGCTAAAAAAATAATAGAAACACAAAATGAATTGTTAAAAACAGAGGAAATGACAAGAAATGAAATTATTAAAATGCAAAGGGAAAAACTAGATAAGCTTATTAGGTATGCCATTGGAAACAGCGATTTTTATAGAAATCTCTATAAAGATATTGACCTAGATAACTATACTTTAGAGTCTCTTCCAGTAATAAATAAGAAGATGGTTATGCAGAACTTTGATAAAATAATCACTGATAAACGATTGAAACTTGAAGAGATTTATCCATATATCTATGACACTAATTCAGAAGAAAAGTTCTATAAGGATGAATTTATTGCCACTACATCTTCAGCAACTACAGGTATTCCTGGTGTATTTGTATATAATAAAGATTCATGGTTACTTAGTATTTTAAGTCAGCATAGAAGTAGTAGGCAACGTATGAAGAATAGAACTGTCATTCCCAAAATGGCACTAGTCAGTACTACTAGTATCACAGCATCATCACACAATTCTGTGAGGCTCTATCCGACGCATATAATGCAAACAAAAACTTTTTCAATGATAGATTCAATAGAAGATATTGTTTCAGGTTTAAATGAATACCAGCCTCATATTTTAACGGGATATCCCACTGCATTATATTCTTTAGCATTGGAACAACAGTCTGGTAAACTGAATATTCGCCCATGGTGGATAAATACATTTGGAGAGCAGCTAGGCTATATGAGAACCACGATAGAAAAAGCATTTGGTTCAGAGATATTTGATACATATCAAACAACTGAAACTATGAATATAGCATGGGAATGTGAACAACATCAAGGCTTGCATATAAATTCTGATCTTGTAATTATAGAATCTGTTGACAAAGACAATAAACCTGTGAAGGATGGAGAAATTGGGGAAAAAGTATTAGTAACAAATTTGTTCAATTATACTCAACCTCTTATAAGGTACGAGCTTTATGATATCATAAGTTTAAGTAAGAAAGAATGCTTGTGTGGTAGTCCATTTCCTGTCATTGAACGTCTGGAAGGCCGTGTTGAAGACTTCCTGACTTTATTATCCGGAGAGAGAATTATTAAGTTAAATCCACTTACAGTTGCTGCAATAATGAATGAGATCAGAGGGGTAAATATGTGGCAGTTTGTGCAAAGTGATTTTAAGCATGTTTTAATAAATATTGTTACAGTTGAGCCCCAATATGCTGATTTATTTAAGGAATGCTTTATTAATAAGGTTTTAAAACCAAATAATATAGATGAAGGCACTATTGTTGAAATCAAAAACGTGAGTAGCATTAAGCCTATAAATAGTTCTGGCAAGATACAGAGTTTTATTAATTACATTAATCGGGAAGGAGTTAAAGTATGA
- a CDS encoding ThiF family adenylyltransferase, producing the protein MSAFTYSDLISRNYAYINEELQTKIKQTRLVFIGCGLSSGIVEDFARIGFTKFVLIDFDVVELSNMNRQHYYFNEVGLNKCEVLKGKVIEINPEAKVEAINRKISGAKDIDWLLCNADIVINTIDFGEDYFNLVSQAQKKGVLAICPLNLGFGGMITCFNKYSGTFYDLLGVEQPETRTDYYLRLFVRNRDKLKIAEYFYKNLIQLTNRIQQKGYQPQMCIGANIVSALIITTVVKYLNNDRISLAPEIIYKDFFSI; encoded by the coding sequence ATGAGTGCTTTTACATATTCTGACTTAATAAGCAGAAATTATGCATATATTAACGAGGAGCTTCAGACGAAAATAAAGCAGACTAGACTAGTGTTCATTGGATGTGGTTTATCAAGTGGAATAGTAGAAGATTTTGCTCGAATTGGATTTACAAAATTTGTGCTTATCGATTTTGATGTAGTTGAATTGTCAAATATGAACCGACAGCACTACTATTTTAATGAAGTTGGATTAAATAAATGTGAAGTACTAAAAGGAAAGGTTATAGAAATTAACCCTGAAGCAAAAGTAGAAGCGATTAACAGAAAAATTTCTGGAGCAAAAGATATCGACTGGTTGCTTTGTAATGCGGATATTGTTATTAATACAATTGATTTTGGTGAGGACTATTTTAATTTAGTTTCACAAGCACAAAAAAAGGGAGTATTAGCTATTTGCCCTTTGAATCTTGGTTTTGGAGGAATGATTACATGTTTTAATAAATACTCAGGGACTTTTTATGATTTACTTGGAGTTGAACAACCTGAGACACGTACGGATTACTATTTGCGTCTTTTTGTTAGAAATAGAGATAAGTTGAAGATTGCGGAGTATTTTTATAAGAATCTTATACAACTGACTAATAGAATTCAACAAAAAGGATATCAACCACAGATGTGTATAGGTGCAAATATCGTATCTGCTTTAATAATAACTACTGTTGTTAAATATCTAAATAATGATAGAATATCGTTAGCACCGGAAATCATTTATAAAGATTTTTTCAGTATTTAA
- a CDS encoding MFS transporter has translation MNTLQKIKTLGKHPLIQLLKNNKGNPTTLILMEPLWGIPYNLIAPFATLYMYTLGITDVQIGLILSIAMFVQVFFSFFGGIITDKLGRKFTTMMGDFFGWSIACLVWAISDNFWLFLIAVLFNSFEQINQTAWFCLLIEDADPKDLLGVYTWVNIGGLVAIFFAPISGLLINSFTVVPVVRVLYLVFALNMLIKVIITFRHCDETRQGKIRMAETKNTSVLQMLYEYRDLIPKVLKNIEIMKVVIISVILHITNLISTNFFSLYVTQRLGIADSYLAFFPILNAAVMLIFMIGIQHRLESVKFRIPMWIGLVLYAACSILLILTPIGSIPFVIIYVFVGAVASALVMPRKDALLQLNINPKERARINALIMSFTIAFASPFGYLAGWLSSIDRRLPFIFTFSIFIIAIIIVGRIRDPEFDEAHSEVDDPVVSGTVE, from the coding sequence GTGAATACATTACAAAAAATAAAAACTCTGGGTAAGCACCCACTAATTCAATTATTAAAAAATAACAAAGGAAATCCAACGACTCTAATTTTGATGGAGCCTCTCTGGGGCATTCCTTATAATTTAATTGCACCTTTTGCCACACTATATATGTACACGTTGGGAATAACCGACGTTCAAATCGGACTAATTCTGTCGATTGCCATGTTTGTTCAGGTGTTTTTTTCCTTCTTTGGTGGTATAATCACCGATAAGTTGGGACGTAAATTTACAACTATGATGGGGGATTTTTTTGGCTGGAGTATTGCTTGCTTGGTATGGGCTATTTCTGATAACTTTTGGCTCTTTTTAATTGCAGTTTTATTTAATAGTTTTGAGCAGATTAACCAGACGGCGTGGTTTTGTTTATTAATTGAAGATGCAGATCCCAAAGATTTATTAGGAGTCTATACATGGGTGAACATAGGCGGTCTAGTTGCAATATTTTTTGCACCAATTTCGGGATTGCTGATAAATTCCTTTACCGTAGTTCCGGTTGTCCGTGTTTTATATTTGGTTTTCGCTTTGAATATGCTGATTAAGGTGATTATTACTTTTCGACATTGTGATGAAACCCGGCAAGGAAAGATTCGAATGGCCGAGACGAAAAATACCTCTGTTTTACAGATGTTATATGAATACAGGGATCTAATACCCAAAGTGCTAAAGAATATAGAGATTATGAAAGTGGTTATTATCTCTGTTATATTACACATAACTAATCTTATCAGTACCAACTTCTTTAGTTTGTATGTAACACAAAGGTTAGGTATAGCAGATAGTTATCTTGCTTTTTTTCCTATTTTAAATGCGGCTGTAATGCTGATTTTCATGATTGGAATACAGCACCGCTTGGAATCTGTGAAATTTCGGATACCTATGTGGATTGGTCTGGTATTGTATGCCGCGTGTTCGATCCTTCTGATACTGACTCCAATCGGCAGTATTCCGTTTGTTATAATTTACGTCTTTGTTGGGGCAGTAGCCAGTGCCCTTGTAATGCCTCGTAAAGATGCCTTGCTCCAACTAAACATTAATCCAAAGGAGAGGGCACGTATTAATGCTTTGATTATGTCATTTACTATTGCTTTTGCCTCACCATTTGGCTATTTAGCCGGATGGTTATCAAGCATTGACCGCCGCTTACCATTTATATTTACATTTAGTATTTTTATCATAGCAATCATTATAGTTGGTCGTATACGTGATCCAGAGTTCGATGAAGCACATAGTGAGGTTGATGATCCTGTGGTTAGTGGTACAGTTGAATAA
- a CDS encoding ABC transporter substrate-binding protein, producing MKKLFILFAILTSTIFILPSCGSNDNLTKVKLSEVTHSVFYAPQYVALDKGFFKDAGLEIELQNGQGADKVMTAVLSGQCDIGLAGPEASIYVYNEGKADYAQVFAQLTKRDGSFLVGRKPEPGFEWHSLKGRNIIGGRKGGVPEMTLEYVLNKNGLVPGTDVNVDTSIQFALMAGAFTGGKGDYVTLFEPVASSLEKEGKGYILASVGQDSGEIPYTAYFAKKSYIEKHKAVIQKFTNAIYKGQVWVDTHSSKEIAEIIKAFFPDTDTELLTIVAERYKKIDAWCKEPAMKKESFELLQTVMNQAGELKQKAPYDKVVDNNYADKAVK from the coding sequence ATGAAGAAATTATTTATTTTATTTGCTATATTAACAAGTACTATCTTTATACTGCCATCCTGCGGCAGTAATGATAATTTGACTAAAGTAAAGCTAAGTGAAGTGACACATTCAGTATTTTATGCTCCACAGTATGTTGCTTTGGATAAAGGCTTTTTTAAGGATGCAGGATTGGAAATCGAGCTTCAGAACGGTCAGGGTGCCGACAAGGTTATGACTGCCGTTTTGTCAGGACAATGCGACATAGGCTTGGCAGGGCCCGAGGCAAGTATATACGTATATAACGAAGGAAAAGCTGACTACGCACAGGTTTTCGCCCAGTTAACCAAAAGGGACGGTTCCTTTCTTGTTGGAAGAAAGCCTGAACCCGGTTTTGAGTGGCATAGTCTCAAAGGCAGAAATATCATAGGCGGAAGAAAAGGCGGAGTTCCTGAAATGACTCTTGAATATGTGTTAAATAAAAACGGGCTTGTTCCCGGTACTGATGTAAATGTTGATACAAGTATTCAGTTTGCACTTATGGCCGGTGCATTTACCGGAGGTAAGGGTGACTATGTAACTTTGTTCGAGCCGGTTGCATCTTCTCTTGAAAAAGAAGGAAAAGGATATATATTAGCTTCCGTAGGGCAGGACAGTGGTGAGATACCTTACACGGCATATTTCGCAAAGAAGAGTTACATAGAAAAGCATAAAGCTGTAATTCAAAAGTTCACAAATGCAATTTATAAGGGTCAGGTCTGGGTAGATACCCATTCTTCGAAAGAAATTGCCGAAATAATAAAAGCATTCTTCCCCGATACTGATACAGAGCTTCTGACAATTGTTGCCGAAAGGTACAAGAAAATTGATGCCTGGTGTAAGGAACCTGCCATGAAAAAGGAGTCCTTCGAGCTACTCCAAACTGTAATGAATCAGGCGGGAGAACTCAAGCAGAAAGCTCCCTATGACAAAGTAGTTGACAATAACTACGCTGACAAGGCAGTCAAGTAG
- a CDS encoding ABC transporter permease, which yields MFKHKEQTIVSLERLVYLKSKKRRKVSVLVTQIVILVVFFAQWEILARLNIVDSFITSQPSRIANTIINLYSEGQLFHHIGITCWETVVGFVAGTVLGTLIAVVLWWSEFLSKVFEPYLVILNSLPKIALGPIFIVWFGAGTTSIIIIALAISIVVSILEVLNGFMATDEEQVKLVKTFGASRFQVFTKVVFPANLPVIINSLKVNVGLSWVGVIVGEFLVSKSGLGYLIVYGGQVFKLDLVMASVIILCFAAGIMYQAVVLLQKILIKKHI from the coding sequence ATGTTTAAACATAAAGAACAAACTATTGTGTCTCTGGAAAGGCTTGTCTATCTTAAATCAAAGAAGCGGCGTAAAGTATCTGTCCTTGTAACACAAATAGTGATTCTTGTAGTGTTTTTTGCACAGTGGGAGATACTGGCAAGGCTGAATATTGTAGACTCTTTTATTACAAGCCAGCCATCACGTATTGCTAATACCATAATCAATCTTTACAGTGAAGGACAGTTATTCCATCACATAGGAATCACGTGCTGGGAAACTGTTGTAGGGTTTGTAGCAGGGACAGTACTTGGTACATTAATTGCCGTTGTGCTTTGGTGGTCAGAATTTCTATCAAAGGTGTTTGAACCTTATCTCGTTATATTAAACAGTCTTCCAAAGATAGCTCTTGGACCAATTTTTATCGTTTGGTTCGGAGCAGGAACTACTTCAATTATCATTATTGCTCTTGCTATATCCATTGTTGTGTCAATTCTGGAAGTGCTAAATGGATTCATGGCAACCGATGAAGAGCAGGTAAAGCTGGTGAAAACCTTCGGTGCCAGTAGGTTTCAAGTATTTACCAAAGTGGTTTTCCCTGCCAATCTTCCTGTAATTATAAACTCATTGAAAGTAAATGTTGGTCTTTCATGGGTAGGAGTAATTGTTGGTGAATTTCTAGTTTCCAAATCAGGACTTGGCTATCTTATAGTGTATGGCGGGCAGGTTTTCAAGCTCGATCTGGTTATGGCAAGCGTTATAATACTATGCTTTGCTGCAGGTATTATGTATCAAGCCGTTGTACTGCTTCAAAAAATTCTTATAAAAAAACATATCTGA
- a CDS encoding ABC transporter ATP-binding protein produces the protein MSYIVEIKNIGMNYQSLNGEIPAIAGISMNISKGEFICIVGPSGCGKSTLLSIIAGLIKPSSGSIVINSGCKGKCLLDVGYMLQKDYLFEWSTILENVMLGLEIKKALNTENREYVYNLLDTYGLSEFKDKYPSQLSGGMRQRAALIRTLALRPEILLLDEAFSALDYQTRLAVTEDIYYIIKKENKTAIMVTHDIAESISMADRIFVLTGRPSSIKCEYDISLTCNDVRTPFNSREAPEFRHYFNKIWEELDVHV, from the coding sequence ATGTCTTACATAGTCGAAATTAAAAATATAGGAATGAACTACCAATCCCTAAATGGCGAAATTCCTGCCATAGCTGGTATTAGTATGAATATATCCAAGGGCGAATTTATCTGCATAGTAGGACCCAGCGGTTGCGGCAAGTCCACACTTTTATCTATTATTGCCGGTCTCATCAAGCCTTCTAGCGGAAGCATTGTTATAAACAGTGGTTGTAAAGGTAAATGTCTGCTGGATGTGGGTTATATGCTTCAAAAAGATTATCTCTTTGAATGGAGCACTATTCTTGAAAATGTCATGCTGGGACTAGAAATCAAAAAGGCCCTTAACACTGAAAACAGGGAGTATGTTTATAATCTTCTTGATACATACGGACTTAGTGAGTTTAAAGATAAATACCCTTCTCAGCTGTCAGGAGGAATGAGGCAGCGTGCAGCCCTGATAAGAACCTTGGCTTTAAGGCCGGAAATACTTCTTTTAGATGAAGCATTTTCTGCCCTGGATTACCAGACCAGATTAGCAGTGACCGAGGATATATATTATATAATTAAAAAAGAAAACAAAACAGCGATTATGGTTACCCATGACATAGCTGAAAGTATAAGCATGGCTGACAGAATTTTTGTTCTTACCGGAAGACCCTCATCCATAAAATGTGAGTACGACATATCGTTAACCTGCAATGACGTAAGAACCCCATTTAACAGCCGTGAAGCTCCCGAATTCAGACATTATTTTAATAAAATATGGGAGGAGCTGGATGTACATGTTTAA
- a CDS encoding M60 family metallopeptidase has protein sequence MKKKLKSFCTVLSLMFLFQVQPHNIALDGGIYTNEANAVTVISNGNFESGSGNAPTGWSTDAWTTGSSFTWEQSAGRNGSKCISITSNSYNDARWVQTVQLTPNKHYVLSAYVKGENINPDGTATTGANISVMDEWTVSDSTESTGTFGWKKIYLDFVAPESGSVKLGCRLGFYGSVMSGKAYFDDIEIIELQRRSGRNVYLNLESSQWSIFTGTNDTRWIGHLDDAYDKYYELVGTKPYNGTNIGIKSAHIYPGYWAIAGNPINWNQPYVAEEIYKINTDDDWSFGILHEIGHDFDQDGWNWDAEFWANTKMYYVVEQLGGKVFQNNTYYVGSQLENYYRTHASGSYANTIANRTFKGDGLTYCFIRIKNVIGWEPFKMTFRYFTSSGANPASKVAKFDLFLDKLTEYSGYDVRSTFLTGELDTIRNYLAAN, from the coding sequence ATGAAAAAAAAGTTAAAAAGTTTTTGTACAGTCTTGTCACTGATGTTTTTGTTTCAGGTACAACCGCATAACATTGCACTTGATGGGGGTATTTATACAAATGAAGCAAATGCTGTTACAGTAATATCAAATGGTAATTTTGAAAGTGGTTCAGGTAATGCACCTACAGGTTGGAGTACAGATGCATGGACAACAGGGAGCAGTTTCACATGGGAGCAAAGTGCGGGCAGAAATGGGAGCAAATGTATCAGTATAACCTCAAATTCCTATAATGATGCAAGATGGGTTCAGACAGTTCAGCTTACACCCAATAAACATTATGTTTTAAGTGCTTATGTAAAAGGTGAAAATATTAATCCTGACGGTACAGCAACGACAGGGGCAAATATAAGTGTTATGGACGAATGGACTGTAAGTGACAGTACAGAATCAACTGGAACATTCGGATGGAAGAAAATATATCTTGATTTTGTCGCTCCTGAAAGTGGCAGTGTTAAGCTCGGATGCAGGCTTGGATTCTACGGCAGCGTAATGTCAGGAAAGGCATACTTTGATGATATTGAGATAATCGAACTCCAAAGACGGAGTGGTAGAAACGTTTATTTGAATCTTGAAAGCAGCCAATGGTCAATTTTTACAGGAACCAATGATACTCGTTGGATTGGTCATCTTGACGATGCTTATGACAAGTATTATGAATTGGTAGGAACAAAACCATACAACGGAACCAATATCGGCATAAAGTCTGCTCATATTTACCCAGGTTACTGGGCTATTGCGGGAAACCCTATTAATTGGAATCAACCGTACGTGGCCGAAGAGATTTATAAAATTAACACAGATGACGACTGGTCATTTGGAATACTTCATGAAATCGGACATGACTTTGACCAGGATGGTTGGAACTGGGATGCAGAATTCTGGGCCAATACAAAAATGTACTATGTTGTTGAACAATTGGGAGGAAAGGTCTTTCAAAACAATACATACTATGTAGGATCGCAGTTGGAGAATTATTACAGAACACATGCTTCTGGTAGCTATGCTAATACAATTGCAAACCGAACATTCAAAGGAGACGGTCTAACTTATTGCTTTATCAGAATTAAAAATGTAATTGGTTGGGAACCTTTTAAGATGACCTTCAGATACTTTACCAGTTCAGGTGCAAATCCTGCATCAAAGGTTGCAAAATTTGACCTATTCTTGGATAAATTAACTGAGTATTCCGGCTATGATGTAAGATCCACATTTCTGACAGGTGAATTGGATACCATTAGGAACTATCTTGCAGCAAATTAG
- a CDS encoding membrane protein, with amino-acid sequence MSVFEALMLLSFGAAWPAQIYKSYKSRKTAGKSVAFLYILIFGYLCGITNKILYQRDIVMILYIINLIMVSTDLCLYYRNKRLEKNENITPIM; translated from the coding sequence ATGAGCGTATTTGAAGCACTAATGCTTTTAAGTTTCGGTGCGGCATGGCCTGCACAGATATACAAGTCTTATAAATCGAGAAAAACAGCCGGAAAGAGTGTTGCTTTCCTATATATTTTGATATTCGGCTACTTATGCGGCATAACAAATAAGATTTTGTACCAAAGAGACATTGTTATGATATTGTATATAATTAACCTTATAATGGTATCAACAGATTTATGTCTGTATTATAGAAATAAAAGGCTGGAAAAAAACGAGAATATCACTCCAATTATGTAA